The Vigna unguiculata cultivar IT97K-499-35 chromosome 6, ASM411807v1, whole genome shotgun sequence genome contains a region encoding:
- the LOC114187906 gene encoding probable E3 ubiquitin-protein ligase LUL4 → MGISWSGRRRNNFIQNTPPPLPPPPYYYPPQSNHPPPPPPQGYFLPSTTSYSPHNNNYAAAPPLPPPPQPPPPPQTHSISFYYPNQNAYPNYANSAPNRLHYQPFYHPQPSMLPAATRASASTPPPYVDHQAAKKIRNYVNVHKDTLRLEVDQENPDHHLISFVFDAVYDGSITVSYFAKEEEKCRFVPLFPDAFQPVTIPFQKGVGQTFNQPSGTGIDLGFFELDDLSKPSPGEDVFPLVICAETSLKTSSEDETPGDSVLDASPHMQITQGVLEKSNGAGPFQIKVVRQILWIDGVRYELRELYGIASSSAADFDDNDPGKECVVCMTEPKDTAVLPCRHMCLCGDCAKALRLQYNKCPICRQSIEELIEIKVNNDNQ, encoded by the exons ATGGGTATCTCATGGAGTGGCAGAAGAAGAAACAATTTCATCCAAAACACACCGCCTCCACTCCCACCTCCCCCTTACTATTACCCTCCCCAATCCAACCACCCTCCTCCGCCGCCACCGCAGGGCTACTTTCTCCCTTCCACAACCTCTTACTCCCCGCACAACAACAACTATGCTGCTGCCCCTCCCTTGCCTCCACCGCCACAGCCGCCACCGCCGCCGCAGACCCATTCCATCTCCTTCTATTACCCCAACCAGAATGCCTATCCCAACTACGCCAATTCCGCGCCCAATCGCCTTCACTACCAACCTTTCTACCACCCTCAGCCTAGCATGTTGCCCGCCGCCACTCGCGCCTCTGCCTCCACTCCTCCGCCCTATGTCGATCACCAGGCCGCGAAGAAGATAAGAAACTATGTTAACGTCCACAAAGACACCCTGCGCCTCGAGGTTGACCAGGAAAACCCCGATCACCATCTCATTTCCTTCGTTTTCGATGCTGTCTACGATGGCAG CATTACTGTCTCCTACTTtgccaaagaagaagaaaaatgtagGTTTGTTCCATTATTTCCTGATGCATTTCAGCCAGTCACAATACCCTTTCAGAAAGGAGTTGGCCAGACGTTTAATCAGCCTTCAGGAACAGGAATTGACCTAGGCTTCTTTGAATTGGATGATCTTTCAAAGCCCTCACCTGGAGAAGATGTCTTTCCTCTAGTAATATGTGCCGAAACAAGTTTGAAAACATCCTCGGAAGATGAAACACCGGGTGATTCTGTGCTAGATGCATCACCTCACATGCAAATAACTCAAGGTGTCTTGGAGAAAAGTAATGGTGCTGGTCCTTTCCAGATAAAAGTAGTTAGGCAGATTTTGTGGATTGATGGTGTTAGATATGAGTTGAGAGAGTTATATGGAATAGCAAGCTCATCTGCAGCTGATTTTGACGACAATGATCCCGGGAAGGAGTGTGTCGTATGCATGACTGAACCAAAGGATACAGCTGTCTTACCTTGTCGACATATG TGTTTGTGCGGTGACTGTGCAAAAGCTTTGCGACTTCAATACAATAAATGCCCTATATGCCGTCAGTCTATCGAGGAACTCATAGAGATCAAAGTAAACAATGACAATCAATGA